CCCGCGCGGAAGCGGAGAAGCTGGGCGCGCCGGGCGATGCCATTGCGATGCTGTGGGACCAGCTTGTCGAAGCCTCCATCGCCTATGAGATGGAAGAATTCGACCGTCTGAAAGGCTAGATTCTGCGAGCCGCCGGCTGAAACAGCCGGCTTCAGAATGCTCTAACGCACCCGCGGATTGCTGAGCGCGGACAACACGCCGCGCAGCGTCCGCACCTCCAGATGATTCCAGCCCGGCTTGGTCAGCAAATTGCGCAGCGTCCGCTTGGTCGCGGGCGCGCGGTCGGGCGGGAAGAAATAGCCTGCCCCCTCCAGCAGCGTCTCGAACTGCGCAATCATCCCTTCCAGCTCCGTCTGCGGGGCGGGGGGGAGCAATTCCTCGGTCGTGGGCTGTTCCAGCGCCGCGCCCTTCGACCATTCATAGGCGCACAGGATCACCGCCTGCGCCAGGTTGAGCGATCCGAATTCCGGATTGATCGGCACGGTCAGGATCTTGCGGGCCAGAGCCACATCCTCCGTCTCCAGCCCCGACCGCTCCGGTCCGAAGACATAGGCGGATCGTCCCTGCGCGCCATGGATTTCCCGTGCCGCTTCCTCTGGCGTCACGACCGGCTTGGTGACGCCGCGCTTGCGCACCGTGGTCGCATAGACATGCGCGCAGTCCGCCACGGCATCGGCCAGCGTCTCGAACAGTTCGGCCTTCTCCAGCACGACATCCGCCCCCGCCGCCGAAGGCCCCGCATCGGGATTGGGCCAGCCATCGCGCGGAGACACCAGCCGCATCTCGGTCAACCCGAAATTCATCATGGCCCGCGCCGCCTTGCCGATATTCTGGCCCAGCTGAGGGCGGACGAGGACGATGACGGGGGGGCGAGTTTTTTCCTCCGCACCGTTCGTCCCGAGCAGGGGCTCACTAGCCTCCCCCGTTCGCCCTGGGCGAAGTCGAAGGGCGCCGCTGAGCGAAGGCGAAGCATGTGAAACGGAAGCCTTCTTCAACTTCTCCCAATTCTCCGCAATCAACGCTTCCTTCCTCTTGCGCGACCAGCCCTTGATCTGAAGTTCGCTGGCGAGCGCTTCCGCCCGCGTGCCGAATTCCGCAGACCACATAAGCTCGACGGGACGGCGATCCAGGGTATAACCCTTGATTTCACCGGCCTGATGCTGACCCAGGCGCTTCTCAAGATCGTCGGTATGGCCCGTATAATAAGAGCCGTCCGAACATCGCAGGATATACGCGTAAAATTCCATCGCGGTTCAACGGTCTCGCTTCGCTCGACAAAGCCCTTCGACTTCGCGCAGGGCGAACGGGGAGGAAAGGGGAGAAACCTCACTCACTCCCCACCTCCTTCACCGTGCTTGCGAAATCCTCGAAATCGCGTGCGTCGGTGAAGTCCTTATAGACGCTGGCGAAGCGGATATAGGCCACGCTGTCCAGCCGTTTCAGCCCCTCCATCACCATTTCGCCTATGGAACGCGCGGGGATTTCGCTGTCGCCGCTGGTTTCCAGTTGCCGCTGGATGCCGGAGATCAGCTTTTCCAGACGGCTGGGGTCGATGGGCCGCTTGCGGCAGGCGATGTCGATGGAGCGGGCCAGCTTGTCGCGGTCGAACGCTTCCTTGCGCCCCTCGCTCTTCATCACCCAGATGTCGCGAAGCTGTATCCGCTCGAAGGTGGTGAAGCGCGCGCCGCACGCTTCGCACTGCCGCCGGCGGCGAATGGCGTTGCCATCCTCCGTCGGGCGGCTGTCCTTGACCTGGCTGTCCTCGTGCGAGCAGAAGGGGCAACGCAATGCTGCTTATCCTTCGTAGATCGGAAAGCGTGCCGTAAGCGCCGATACCCGCTCGCGAACATTGGCCTCGACCGCCGGATCGCCGGCCTCGCCCTTGTCGCGCAGCCCTTGCAGCACGTCCGCGATCATGTCGCCAATGGCCTCGAACTCCGCCACGCCGAAGCCGCGCGTCGTGCCCGCCGGGGAGCCCACGCGGATGCCGCTGGTCTTGGTCGGCGGCAGGGGATCGCCCGGCACGCCATTCTTGTTGCAGGTGATGAAGCTGCGCTCCAGCGCCTCGTCCGCGTCCTTGCCCGAAATGCCGTAGGGGCGAAGGTCGATCAGCGCCAGATGCGTGTCCGTGCCGCCCGAAACGACCGCCAGCCCGCGCTGCTCCAGCTTGCCGGCCAGCGCTTTGGCATTGGTGACGATGGCCCGCGCGTAGGTCTTGAACTCCGGCTGCAACGCTTCGCCGAAAGCGACAGCCTTGGCGGCGATGACGTGCATCAGTGGTCCGCCCTGAAGGCCGGGGAACACCGCCGAGTTGATCTTCTTCGCGATGGCTTCGTCGTCGGTCAGGATCATGCCGCCGCGCGGACCGCGCAGCGTCTTGTGCGTGGTGGTGGTGACGATATGGGCGTGGCCGAAGGGCGTCGGGTGCGCCCCGCCCGCGACGAGGCCCGCGAAATGCGCCATGTCCACCATGAACAGCGCGCCCACCTTGTCCGCGATCGCCCGGAAGCGCGCGAAGTCGATATGGCGCGGATAGGCGCTGCCGCCCGCGATGATGAGCGTCGGCTTCGCCTCGATGGCCTGCGCTTCCAGCGCGTCATAATCGATGAGATGCGTGTCCTCGCGCACGCCATATTGGACGGCATTATACCATTTGCCCGACAGGGCAGGTCGCGCGCCATGGGTCAGGTGTCCGCCCGCGTCCAGCGACAGGCCCATGATCGTGTCGCCCGGCTTGGTCAGCGCCAGCATCACCGCGCCGTTCGCCTGCGCGCCCGAATGCGGCTGCACATTGACGAATCCGCAATTGAAAAGCTGCTTGGCGCGGTCGATGGCCAGTTGCTCCACCTCGTCCGAAGGGGCGCAGCCCTGATAGTAGCGCTTGCCCGGATAGCCTTCCGCATATTTGTTGGTGAAGACCGATCCCTGCGCCTCCAGCACCGCCTTGCTGACGATATTTTCCGACGCGATCAGTTCGATCTGGTTCTGCTCGCGCTTCAGTTCCTTCGTGACGCCCGCGAAGACCGCCGGATCGGCATCGGCCAGACTGCGCGTGAAATAGCCTTCCGAACGGATGGCGGCATGATCGAGGGTGGCAGTGCTCATAGGGCAGGCTCCTTAAAGCGCGGGCTGGGACAGTTTCTCGACGCGGCCGGCATGGCGGCCTCCGCCGAAATCGGTGGAGAGGAAGGCGGCGACGCAGGCTTTCGCCATGTCCACGCCCGTCAGGCGCGCGCCCAGGGCAAGGACGTTGGCGTCGTTATGCTCGCGGGAGAGGGCGGCGGACAGCGGCTCGCCCACCAGCGCGCAGCGGCAGGCCGGGTTGCGGTTGACCGCGATGGAAATGCCGATGCCCGACCCGCAAAGCGCGATGCCTCGTTCGGCCGCGCCCGACGCCACGGCTGACGCGAGCTTGTAACCATAATCGGGATAATCCACCCGATCGGCGGTCGCGGGGCCCAGATCGGCGACATCATGCCCTTCGCCGCGCAGCCATTGCGCAAGCTCCGCCTTCAGATCGACGGCGGCATGATCGGAAGCGATGGCGATTTTCATCGGATATGTCCCTTCACCGCTGGGGTGATTCGTTTCACGCGCCTCTTAGGCGGAGCGGCGGCGGATTGCCACAGTCCACCGCCATGCTTATGGCCTGATCCATGGCAGGGACGATTTTATCCATATTGATGCTGGCGGGCGTTCTGCTCACCGGCGGCGGCATCTACGCTCTTGTGAGGAAAAGGGACCGCAAGCGCGGCATCCTCATGATCGTGGCGGGTCTCGTCATGTTCGCTAATGTCGCGATCTCCGCCATTCCGGGACCGGACCTGCCCGCTCTGGAAAATGCCAGCCGCTGATTTTTCGCTAAGGGTGGAGAGGGGGCGTTCTGCTTAGGTGCACTTCAATGTTAAGTGATTCCAGCACTCGCCTCCGTTCGCCCTGAGCTTGTCGAAGGCTGTGCACCTCACTTCATTCGGCGGAAAAAAGGCCACCTTCCGGCAGCCCTTTTTCTCCACCACTCCACCGGCCTCAGCGGATCGGGGAATCCGGCGACAGGCGCATGTCGAGATAATTGTCGACCGACTTCATGAGCTGATCCAGTTCATGTTCGAAAAAATGGTTCGCGCCACGGATTT
This genomic window from Sphingobium cloacae contains:
- the glyA gene encoding serine hydroxymethyltransferase translates to MSTATLDHAAIRSEGYFTRSLADADPAVFAGVTKELKREQNQIELIASENIVSKAVLEAQGSVFTNKYAEGYPGKRYYQGCAPSDEVEQLAIDRAKQLFNCGFVNVQPHSGAQANGAVMLALTKPGDTIMGLSLDAGGHLTHGARPALSGKWYNAVQYGVREDTHLIDYDALEAQAIEAKPTLIIAGGSAYPRHIDFARFRAIADKVGALFMVDMAHFAGLVAGGAHPTPFGHAHIVTTTTHKTLRGPRGGMILTDDEAIAKKINSAVFPGLQGGPLMHVIAAKAVAFGEALQPEFKTYARAIVTNAKALAGKLEQRGLAVVSGGTDTHLALIDLRPYGISGKDADEALERSFITCNKNGVPGDPLPPTKTSGIRVGSPAGTTRGFGVAEFEAIGDMIADVLQGLRDKGEAGDPAVEANVRERVSALTARFPIYEG
- the rpiB gene encoding ribose 5-phosphate isomerase B — its product is MKIAIASDHAAVDLKAELAQWLRGEGHDVADLGPATADRVDYPDYGYKLASAVASGAAERGIALCGSGIGISIAVNRNPACRCALVGEPLSAALSREHNDANVLALGARLTGVDMAKACVAAFLSTDFGGGRHAGRVEKLSQPAL
- a CDS encoding TrmH family RNA methyltransferase, with product MEFYAYILRCSDGSYYTGHTDDLEKRLGQHQAGEIKGYTLDRRPVELMWSAEFGTRAEALASELQIKGWSRKRKEALIAENWEKLKKASVSHASPSLSGALRLRPGRTGEASEPLLGTNGAEEKTRPPVIVLVRPQLGQNIGKAARAMMNFGLTEMRLVSPRDGWPNPDAGPSAAGADVVLEKAELFETLADAVADCAHVYATTVRKRGVTKPVVTPEEAAREIHGAQGRSAYVFGPERSGLETEDVALARKILTVPINPEFGSLNLAQAVILCAYEWSKGAALEQPTTEELLPPAPQTELEGMIAQFETLLEGAGYFFPPDRAPATKRTLRNLLTKPGWNHLEVRTLRGVLSALSNPRVR
- the nrdR gene encoding transcriptional regulator NrdR, with the protein product MRCPFCSHEDSQVKDSRPTEDGNAIRRRRQCEACGARFTTFERIQLRDIWVMKSEGRKEAFDRDKLARSIDIACRKRPIDPSRLEKLISGIQRQLETSGDSEIPARSIGEMVMEGLKRLDSVAYIRFASVYKDFTDARDFEDFASTVKEVGSE